The region tttgaaggtgttttggtgtgttttgagggtgttttggtgtgttttgaaggtgttttggtgtgttttgaaggtgttttggtgtgttttgaggaggtattttggtgGTTTTCCTtgcaatgactactgcttccgtgtcagagagccgtctttgtgtgctgagcgcataacagaggtgatagtgtctggcatggaggctgtacgtacattcctcactctttttatcCTCCTAAACCTTCTACACCTTGCTTCAACGCCACTCAAGTTAGTGGAGACTGGGACAATTATTTAAACACACAACCGCCAAATTTGAAATGAGCCATGCGGTGTTTACATTGACAATTCTTCATCTATTGTATGGCCTTGTGTGAAGTCATTGAAAAAGCTTGTGTTATTACCAAATGTTTAATTGTCATGGAAGAATTCAGGTAGACTCTTTAAATTAATCTATACAGCTTGGGTCTACCACAGATTAacgtacgctctgcaccacattatcgtacgctctgcaccacattatcgtacgctctgcaccacattatcatacgctctgcaccacattaacgtacgctctgcaccacattatcgtacgctctgcaccacattatcgtacgctctgcaccacattaccgtacgctctgcaccacattaACGTACGCTCTGCACTACATTAtcgtacgctctgcaccacgCTATGTATATTATCACCGcatttcatttatcattcttttttctttttgttcataatttgttctgtattatatattattatgtatttatgtatttatttattcgtctccattatcttcatttttttcttataatttatgtattataatttgatctctctctctctctctctttctctctctctctctctctcttaaccttaATTCAACTGCCAGGAAGCACAATTTCGGTAAATTTTCTGAACCTATTAAAATTGAGAAGGAAGCAGCAATAAATCTGAATCTCTTGAAATCCATGACTCTCAATTGACGTGCTGATGTTTCGTTAGACTTGACAGTACATGCAGGATAGTGAATTGTTATTAGTTATTCAGATAATGACATGAATATAATTAGTTAAATATTAGCCAAAAGTGCCATACCATCaggagacacagacaaaaacTATATCATTACATATTTACGTTAAAGGAAATAAACTATCAGCGAAAATCAAccctttattgtttattttatgacaGAGGGCGGGACGGGACCTGCGACTCTCAACACCAATCAACACCTGATAAAATGCGACAATTtccacactaaaaaataaaacgatcTCCATTTTTTTGTCAATAGCACTAACCAGGAACTCCCGAACACAAAAGATGAACGTAAAAATTAACCCCcctttaaaaacaataaaaaataattataatagtaaataaattaataaacaaaataattaaatatgatAAACTGTCTTAaattatctttccctttccatgCAATCCACACCACGAGACCCAGACAGCACCACCACGCACTGCTACACCCATCCAGGGACTGAGACACCTTGCACACATCACGTCTATCTCtctacaccccaaaacacatccaaaacaccccaaaacgcaTCCACAACCACTTAAACACCCAGAAACAGCCTTATCCACCCACAGCACACCCGTagccacccaaaacacacccaaactcctttaaaataccaaaaaaaaacacttaaaataccccaaaacacacccaaacacatccaaactgaccaaaacaccccaaaacacacccaaacacactcaaaactgacaaaaacaccccaaaacacacccaaaacaccacaaaactgaccaaaacacccaaaaacacacccaaacacacccaaaactgaccaaaacacccctaaaacacacccaaaacaccccaaaacaccccaaaacacacccaaaactgaccaaaacaccccaaaacacacccaaaacaccccaaaacacacccaaaacagacaaaaacacacccaaacacacccaaaacaccccaaaacacacccaaaacagaccaaaacaccccaaaacacacccaaaactgaccaaaacaccccaaaacacaccaaaacatacccaaacacacccaaaacaccccaaaacacacccaaaacagaccaaaacacacccaatacaccccaaaacacacccaaaactgaccaaaacacacccaaaacaccccaaaacaccccaaaacacacccaaaactgaccaaaacaccacaaaacaccccaaaacacacccaaacacacccaaaactgacCCAAACACATGAAGAATGccacaaatgaatataaatacttaaatatatacacatgacACAGGGTGGGAAGGGAGTATTGAGGtgtaggggaaaggaagggtgcaacaagaagcagggagagacagggtgtAATAAGATGAGACAAACAGCCGGACAGGGAAATTAGACAGGGTTTATTGAGATGGACAAATAGGGATAGTTTAATGAGATGCAAGGGTGATACAGGGTGTATTAAGGTCCAGGGACAGACAGGAAGGGTGTACTAAGGTgtatgaagacaggaagggtgtaTTGAAGtgtgggacagacagacagacagacagaggagacagacagacagagagggagagattaaaagagaaaatttgagatagacaaaggatatgagaaagagaagagaaagagaaagagaaagagaagagagagagagagagagagagaggagagagagagagagagagagagagagagagagagagagagagagagagagagagagtactaatcATCTCAATCATTCAATAAATTCCTAATATATGTATAGATTTGTGTATACGTAATAGTCTTACCTAATGTGTGTATAGATTTCCGAGCATATACCAGCATCTCTTatgagtttgtgtgtttatatcaGACTTAGCAAAGATTTGGATGTGTCTCTAAATATATACTAGTGTTTGTATACAAGTTTGTGTGTATACCAGACTTATTAAgagtttatgtgtgtttctAAGAGTATACAAACCATAGCAAGTGTTTGTATATGTCTCTATGTGTAtaccagtgtttgtgtgtgtataccagcatTATATAGTGTTTGTAATGGTTTAAGTGTACACTAGTCCTTTTTAATTGTTACCTTCTCACTATCTCAGCCCTCCAGATACACCTGAGGCATACAGCGTCACCCCAGAGTACAGCCCCAAGTTGGTCTGGCTAGCCCCGATGACGATGAAAGCAggaaccatcattatcacctgctgtggttgatgatggtggcttctacacacacacacacatacacacacacacctcagacaGCAATTCCTGCAACAAGAGAGGACAGAACAGCATGCCAGCCACAgcaagagtgagtgtgtgaacaGCCGCGgccaccaaccagccaatacTTCCCTAGCAGAAGAACGCAGCCCTCACAGTCGACCCAGTGGTGAAGCCTGTGCCCAATATTATttatcaagactctctctctctctctctctctctctctctctctctctctctctctctctcatccaccattagccagtctctctccctctctcaccattgGTCAGTGGTCTGTACAGCAGACACCCAGTCATCATGGTGGAGGGATTTTCTCCAAGTACTgtacctccaccactccctccaggctcctcccactttcttccAGTCACTCCATAAGCTTGATAATCAGCAGCTGTCCCTCTATACCACAAGCTTCACTCTGGGCAGCTCTCTGGAGGCCTCCGAACCTGTgggtgtaaggttaggttaggttaagttaggttaagttagggttaggttaggttaggttaggttggttaggttaggcctgtggatggtgtgtggaggaggacaggacaagcagaccagtgggaaggctgtggaagggcctgtggatgctgtgtggaggaggacaggacaagcagACCAGTGGGAAGCTGTGGaggcctgtggatgctgtgtggaggaggacaggacaagcagaccagtgggaaggctgtggaagccctgtggatgctgtgtggaggaggacaggacaaggagaccagtgagaaggctgtggaaggcctgtggatgctgtgtggaggaggacaggacaagcagacccagtgggaaggctgtggaaggcctgtggacTTCAAGGTAatgcaacaccacacaccaacaccagaaCAATGCCTCACCTATCCACCTGCAGCCACATCACAGTCTCCCCCTTGTAGGTGATGGCAGTAGTGgcggtgcttgtggtggtggtgcgaggaGGCAAGGCACCCATGGCTGGAAAAGAAGGGGTGAGTGCCTTGAGGCTGCAGGACGGGGtatacaggtgtgtgggaggtgagagggtgggagagagggagtgggcacGTGGGAGAGAGTAAGTGTGTTCTATGGTAAATTATATAtaggatttcaagggtgtttttgtgtatgatagggaaaatattcatacacacatacacacatacattttcatctcccaagcactctctcctctcctcctcttccctctttccctgtctcgtgcaataggtaaacacacacacacacacacacacacacacacacacacacacacacacacacacacacacacgcacattgatagagggatagatattagcccagcatgatttaaacaactaatataactatcaaaaacacacacacacacacacacacacacacacacacttctccacaaATCTGAAGGCACTGTGGTTTCCAAGCCCTCAAAGTGAATGAGTGTGCTGAGGGAATAATATTGCACCACTGCCTGCATGAACTTGTCACTAAAGCTGTCATGCGTCTCACACACCTCCTGTCACCGCTCATGCTGGCTGTCAACGCGAAACGCACCCTCCACCACTCATTGTTTGGGGTGACGGTTCTGTGGGAATGGAAGATAATtagattttctctcatatcaaaTTGAATtggtttagctctctctctctctctctctctctctcatgattgatttcaaaggccacaaagatgattagcagaggtttttgtgagtgtttctcctgacagtaatgtaggaatgttgttaatttgtcactaaaaccataaaaacatccttaaaaacctgtggcACTTCgaatagagccttttaaaagtgtgtttctcccatcagtcgagaaatgtagttatttattttacattttatatataacacacacacacacacacacacacacacacaaacacaggtggTCTGGCAAGGAAGTGCTACGAGAAATATACAAACGcatagcaaggcaaggcacacagctttcacactcacttcacactcacaacactctttcaacaccttaacctttgttggggaagagaagcacTACTGCCTTAACCTtacaaatacacttattatagcttatctcttacatgtaccaagacaaggcacacaactttcacactcacctcacactcactcacaacactctttcaacaccttaacctttgttggggaagagaagcacTGCTGCCTTAACCTtacaaatacacttattataagcttatctcttacatgtaccaagacaaggcacacaactttcaccgtTACTGTCACCCACAACAATCTTTCAATGCGTTAATCCTTGTTGGGAAAGAGAACCACTAAAATATCATCTCctacaaatatatttaaacactcactcaacacacaacaccttagcccttgatggagacgagaagcactcctacctaaccttacaaaaccactaattaaaatcttatctcctacatataccaaaacacacaattttcaccctcaTTCACTCAGCACACAACACCTTAGCCCTTTATGAAGACGAGAAGCACTCCTACCCAAccttacaaaaccactaattaaaatcttatctcctacatataccaaaacGAAAACACATAATTTTCAGCCTCATTCAGTCAGCACACAACACCTTAGCCCTTGATGAAGACGAACAGCACTCCTACCCAAccttacaaaaccactaattaaaatcttatctctacTTCATTTACCCATCCATACACCAACCTTGTAACTCCACACAAGACAAGACACCACAGTCATCCACATCTATCTATGCCACACTGACTCCTGAAGTTGGTGGAGCACAGGGTGGACCAAAGGGCATCAGCTCCACACTCTGGGATGCCTGTGGGGGACTTCATACGAGACCAGCGAGTACCTCTTCCGCGTTCAGggtcccctccaccctctcgcaCAGTACCTGAGGGCATGAGGCGGTGGTGAGAGGGtaagagggtgtgagggaggagggaagggatgaaatgtggtgaaaaacagagaacacagatgaaaaggaaaattgaagtagagaagaggaaaaggaagaaaagagaagagatgaaaagaaggaaaaaagagagaaaacagaattataaACACAATTTTTGACATCAtatctaaaaatctctctctctctctctctctctttagtgctccttcaaaaattctctctctctctttagctccttcaaaaattctctctctctctagcgctccttcaaaaatctctctctctctctctttacatcattccttcaaaaaaatacacttggtAAGAGGCTttaacaaatattcatgtatcACCTGCTGTCAAGGTACTGGTCACCACACCCAATGAACACCAGTACAGGACACACAGCACCAGCAAGTCACACACCTCCAGGGACGCCCCACTGACGACATCCAGGGGGTCTATCACACTGCCCCAGGACTTGGACGTCTTgtggccgccaccatcacccaggaggccatgcagcagcacagtctggggagggagggtcatATAACACAGGTGATATAACACAGGCAATACTGGTAACAATTAATATCACGTTACATAAGAGAAAGGACAGGTAACAAGCAGGCAGTCAATTCTTTCAGTCTATCACCATCTATAAACATTATTAGCCTTCTGATATCTGCATCTTTTTATCAAACGATTAGTAATGCTAGAGTTTACAGTATTAACAGATATTTTAGTTATATACCAATGAATATATGGACTAATTACACGCCTACAATTGGTTACCGGAGTTTGTGATAATACataagacaaaggaacaaaaacaagattaataacaaaGGACATGACCAGGAGACCAAGACCCAGATGACCTCACCTCAAAGGAAAGCCTCCCCGTCAAGTTGAGTCCCGGCATGACCACCTGAGCCACCCAGAAGAGGATGCCGTGACCCGTCTTCAAGGTCGTTGCCTAGAAGCGAGCAAGGTCAGGCAtggtctctcccctcccctgacCCGGCCACCCCAGCGAGGCAAAGGGAGGGAGCAGAGGAGAAGCAGGTGTCCagatcttcctcctgctgggtgGACATGGAGGTCAAGGGTGTGCCTGGGGAGGAGGACAGGGTGAAGACGGAAAGTTGCGATTATTAACGTAACCGTCAAgacttttattcatctattgctACATGaagtttattattttaatgagggtttgcgcacacacacacacacacacacacacactttctctttatcatcctcttcctcctcttcttttcttcttctacctcctcctcctcctcctccttatattcaggtcaagtcaggtcatcCAATTAGAAtaaaatcagacagacagacagacacaaacacacacacacacacacacacttgaatgaTATAAAATAATGCAGTTTTCCCTCACAGAAATATAGAAGGGAACCCAGAGTAGGTTAATAAAGGTGATACAGACAAGGACTGCATCTCAACTGTacagaaaaacaacaatttGGTACAGCTTTACCCCAATGTAATACTGATAATAGGAACACACTAGGAGATACAACACAAAGTAcatcaactgaaggaaaaacaataaaaaagtaaaatttctcCCATATATCAGACCATCCACACTaacactaggtaaacacacacacacacacacaccttccttctccacagcCTTCCGCCTTGCATCCTCCTCCGAGCAGCCGCCACCCATACCTCCTCGCCATCTGCTGCAGTGATGTGGTACACTGGCATTCTGCGGCCCCACCAGAGCTGCCGGGAGACACACCAGTCTGTGATGTTGTCCAGCCAGCTATGCCAAGCCCTCCTGTGCAGCTGTGGCACCAGGTTCAGACAGCCGCTCTGCACAGCCTCGGACGCCTCCTGTGCCGACTCCTTGCACCGAACGAAcctgtgtagacatgaaagtaaCCAAGTGTTTGTGGTTAATTATAATACTCAATATGCCACTATCGTCAacagcatcaccatctgctcACCACTGGGGCCTCAGCACCACTATTTCAAAAGGACTCTAGATGaagctacacaggtttttaagaatgtttttaaagttttagtgacagattgacaacatttctatattattaacaggagaaacactcttgagaacccagctaggtatctctgtggccttgaaaaatactCGTGATGAAATAatacgggttttcaagaatgttttaatggttctactgatagattaacaacatttctacattcttaatcttgagaacccagctaggtatctctgtggcctttgcaaatagTCTTGGAGGAAGTGAAGTCCCTCCTCTATTACCTAATTAAGTCAGTACACCTGTTTAGTTACCCCTTCACCACCTACCTGAGTCTGCCAGTCTGTAAGGGAAGTCCCACATCTTTCCGAAGCTGACCGGTTTGCTGTACCCCGGGACTGCCAGCTCCGTGGGTCCTGTCAGGTGCAGGCGGTCCACTTCAATGTCCAAGATGGCCGACTGAAGGCTGCAGCACCAGTTGACGAGAGCCTCCTTGCGGTACACCAGCCCAGCAtcgtacagacagacaaatgctTCCGTCACTGCGAGGAAAAGTGTTTTGGTGAAGTTTCTTGtttgtgcgcgcgtgtgtgtg is a window of Scylla paramamosain isolate STU-SP2022 unplaced genomic scaffold, ASM3559412v1 Contig65, whole genome shotgun sequence DNA encoding:
- the LOC135098458 gene encoding valine--tRNA ligase-like isoform X1, producing the protein MQRETGLCVCLYILTEAFVCLYDAGLVYRKEALVNWCCSLQSAILDIEVDRLHLTGPTELAVPGYSKPVSFGKMWDFPYRLADSAMGALPPRTTTTSTATTAITYKGETVMWLQVDRFGGLQRAAQSEACGIEGQLLIIKLME
- the LOC135098458 gene encoding uncharacterized protein LOC135098458 isoform X2, producing the protein MPGLNLTGRLSFETVLLHGLLGDGGGHKTSKSWGSVIDPLDVVSGASLEVCDLLVLCVLYWCSLGVVTSTLTAGTVREGGGDPERGRGTRWSRMKSPTGIPECGADALWSTLCSTNFRSQCGIDRCG